A stretch of the Apteryx mantelli isolate bAptMan1 chromosome 3, bAptMan1.hap1, whole genome shotgun sequence genome encodes the following:
- the HINT3 gene encoding adenosine 5'-monophosphoramidase HINT3 isoform X5 produces MAGEEAAAAAAAPEAAGPGPAQPPAEARPDGGEAGNGGGYDGKCVFCRIARREEPGTALLPCEYEDLVCFRDIRPGAPHHYLVVPVEHMGNCKTLKKEHIPVGKAEGRKMKEKWCSMKKMVEVGKTVLQRNNFSDLNDVRMGFHWPPFCSISHLHLHVLAPASQLGFLSRLIYRINSYWFITL; encoded by the exons ATGGCGGGGGAGgaggccgctgctgccgccgccgccccagagGCGGCCGGCCCGGggcccgcgcagccccccgcTGAGGCGCGCCCTGACGGGGGAGAAGCTGGCAACGGTGGCGGCTACGACGGCAAGTGCGTGTTCTGCAGGATCGCCCGCCGGGAGGAGCCGGGCACCGCGCTGCTGCCCTGCGAG TATGAAGACCTTGTTTGCTTCAGAGATATCAGACCTGGTGCACCCCACCACTATCTGGTGGTGCCTGTAGAGCACATGGGAAACTGCAAGACACTTAAGAAAGAGCACATACCTGTAGGTAAGGCT gaaggaagaaaaatgaaagagaaatggtGTTCTA TGAAGAAAATGGTGGAAGTTGGAAAAACTGTCCTCCAACGAAATAATTTTAGTGACTTGAATGATGTAAG aatGGGTTTTCACTGGCCTCCATTCTGCTCAATATCCCACTTGCATCTTCATGTCTTGGCTCCAGCCAGTCAGCTAGGATTCTTATCCAGACTGATTTACAGAATCAATTCCTACTGGTTTATCACG CTCTGA
- the HINT3 gene encoding adenosine 5'-monophosphoramidase HINT3 isoform X3, whose amino-acid sequence MAGEEAAAAAAAPEAAGPGPAQPPAEARPDGGEAGNGGGYDGKCVFCRIARREEPGTALLPCEYEDLVCFRDIRPGAPHHYLVVPVEHMGNCKTLKKEHIPVGKAEGRKMKEKWCSMKKMVEVGKTVLQRNNFSDLNDVRMGFHWPPFCSISHLHLHVLAPASQLGFLSRLIYRINSYWFITAEQLIERLQTENAAS is encoded by the exons ATGGCGGGGGAGgaggccgctgctgccgccgccgccccagagGCGGCCGGCCCGGggcccgcgcagccccccgcTGAGGCGCGCCCTGACGGGGGAGAAGCTGGCAACGGTGGCGGCTACGACGGCAAGTGCGTGTTCTGCAGGATCGCCCGCCGGGAGGAGCCGGGCACCGCGCTGCTGCCCTGCGAG TATGAAGACCTTGTTTGCTTCAGAGATATCAGACCTGGTGCACCCCACCACTATCTGGTGGTGCCTGTAGAGCACATGGGAAACTGCAAGACACTTAAGAAAGAGCACATACCTGTAGGTAAGGCT gaaggaagaaaaatgaaagagaaatggtGTTCTA TGAAGAAAATGGTGGAAGTTGGAAAAACTGTCCTCCAACGAAATAATTTTAGTGACTTGAATGATGTAAG aatGGGTTTTCACTGGCCTCCATTCTGCTCAATATCCCACTTGCATCTTCATGTCTTGGCTCCAGCCAGTCAGCTAGGATTCTTATCCAGACTGATTTACAGAATCAATTCCTACTGGTTTATCACG GCTGAACAACTGATTGAGCGACTGCAAACTGAAAATGCTGCCAGTTGA
- the HINT3 gene encoding adenosine 5'-monophosphoramidase HINT3 isoform X1, with amino-acid sequence MAGEEAAAAAAAPEAAGPGPAQPPAEARPDGGEAGNGGGYDGKCVFCRIARREEPGTALLPCEYEDLVCFRDIRPGAPHHYLVVPVEHMGNCKTLKKEHIPVGKAEGRKMKEKWCSMKKMVEVGKTVLQRNNFSDLNDVRMGFHWPPFCSISHLHLHVLAPASQLGFLSRLIYRINSYWFITMPIVEEWLSEKGHDLLEVSNPVFTMEGGSHGYVSCP; translated from the exons ATGGCGGGGGAGgaggccgctgctgccgccgccgccccagagGCGGCCGGCCCGGggcccgcgcagccccccgcTGAGGCGCGCCCTGACGGGGGAGAAGCTGGCAACGGTGGCGGCTACGACGGCAAGTGCGTGTTCTGCAGGATCGCCCGCCGGGAGGAGCCGGGCACCGCGCTGCTGCCCTGCGAG TATGAAGACCTTGTTTGCTTCAGAGATATCAGACCTGGTGCACCCCACCACTATCTGGTGGTGCCTGTAGAGCACATGGGAAACTGCAAGACACTTAAGAAAGAGCACATACCTGTAGGTAAGGCT gaaggaagaaaaatgaaagagaaatggtGTTCTA TGAAGAAAATGGTGGAAGTTGGAAAAACTGTCCTCCAACGAAATAATTTTAGTGACTTGAATGATGTAAG aatGGGTTTTCACTGGCCTCCATTCTGCTCAATATCCCACTTGCATCTTCATGTCTTGGCTCCAGCCAGTCAGCTAGGATTCTTATCCAGACTGATTTACAGAATCAATTCCTACTGGTTTATCACG ATGccaattgtggaagaatggttaagtgaaaaggggcatgatctcttagaagtgagcaatcctgtcttcacgatggagggaggatcccacggctatgtgagctgtccttga
- the HINT3 gene encoding adenosine 5'-monophosphoramidase HINT3 isoform X2 → MAGEEAAAAAAAPEAAGPGPAQPPAEARPDGGEAGNGGGYDGKCVFCRIARREEPGTALLPCEYEDLVCFRDIRPGAPHHYLVVPVEHMGNCKTLKKEHIPVVKKMVEVGKTVLQRNNFSDLNDVRMGFHWPPFCSISHLHLHVLAPASQLGFLSRLIYRINSYWFITMPIVEEWLSEKGHDLLEVSNPVFTMEGGSHGYVSCP, encoded by the exons ATGGCGGGGGAGgaggccgctgctgccgccgccgccccagagGCGGCCGGCCCGGggcccgcgcagccccccgcTGAGGCGCGCCCTGACGGGGGAGAAGCTGGCAACGGTGGCGGCTACGACGGCAAGTGCGTGTTCTGCAGGATCGCCCGCCGGGAGGAGCCGGGCACCGCGCTGCTGCCCTGCGAG TATGAAGACCTTGTTTGCTTCAGAGATATCAGACCTGGTGCACCCCACCACTATCTGGTGGTGCCTGTAGAGCACATGGGAAACTGCAAGACACTTAAGAAAGAGCACATACCTGTAG TGAAGAAAATGGTGGAAGTTGGAAAAACTGTCCTCCAACGAAATAATTTTAGTGACTTGAATGATGTAAG aatGGGTTTTCACTGGCCTCCATTCTGCTCAATATCCCACTTGCATCTTCATGTCTTGGCTCCAGCCAGTCAGCTAGGATTCTTATCCAGACTGATTTACAGAATCAATTCCTACTGGTTTATCACG ATGccaattgtggaagaatggttaagtgaaaaggggcatgatctcttagaagtgagcaatcctgtcttcacgatggagggaggatcccacggctatgtgagctgtccttga
- the HINT3 gene encoding adenosine 5'-monophosphoramidase HINT3 isoform X4 encodes MAGEEAAAAAAAPEAAGPGPAQPPAEARPDGGEAGNGGGYDGKCVFCRIARREEPGTALLPCEYEDLVCFRDIRPGAPHHYLVVPVEHMGNCKTLKKEHIPVVKKMVEVGKTVLQRNNFSDLNDVRMGFHWPPFCSISHLHLHVLAPASQLGFLSRLIYRINSYWFITAEQLIERLQTENAAS; translated from the exons ATGGCGGGGGAGgaggccgctgctgccgccgccgccccagagGCGGCCGGCCCGGggcccgcgcagccccccgcTGAGGCGCGCCCTGACGGGGGAGAAGCTGGCAACGGTGGCGGCTACGACGGCAAGTGCGTGTTCTGCAGGATCGCCCGCCGGGAGGAGCCGGGCACCGCGCTGCTGCCCTGCGAG TATGAAGACCTTGTTTGCTTCAGAGATATCAGACCTGGTGCACCCCACCACTATCTGGTGGTGCCTGTAGAGCACATGGGAAACTGCAAGACACTTAAGAAAGAGCACATACCTGTAG TGAAGAAAATGGTGGAAGTTGGAAAAACTGTCCTCCAACGAAATAATTTTAGTGACTTGAATGATGTAAG aatGGGTTTTCACTGGCCTCCATTCTGCTCAATATCCCACTTGCATCTTCATGTCTTGGCTCCAGCCAGTCAGCTAGGATTCTTATCCAGACTGATTTACAGAATCAATTCCTACTGGTTTATCACG GCTGAACAACTGATTGAGCGACTGCAAACTGAAAATGCTGCCAGTTGA